The following proteins are encoded in a genomic region of Methanoculleus bourgensis MS2:
- a CDS encoding antitoxin VapB family protein — protein sequence MGTRTISISDDAYERLSRLKGPSNMSFSEVILKYTPPKKKLSEILKEFGPNPALADSVEEASREMRKASMREVDFDADA from the coding sequence ATGGGAACCAGGACGATCAGCATCAGCGACGATGCATACGAGAGGCTTTCGCGGTTGAAAGGTCCCTCAAACATGAGCTTTTCCGAAGTGATCCTGAAGTATACACCGCCGAAGAAGAAACTCTCAGAGATCCTCAAGGAGTTCGGGCCGAACCCCGCGCTGGCCGACTCGGTCGAGGAAGCCTCACGCGAGATGAGGAAGGCGTCAATGCGAGAGGTCGACTTCGATGCCGACGCTTGA
- the ilvE gene encoding branched-chain-amino-acid transaminase, whose product MIIYLDGRYVPEEEAKISVFDHGLLYGDGVFEGIRAYNGKVFRLDEHLARLYDSAKTIDLAVPITKEEMAEAIKETLRRNNLKDAYIRPIVTRGKGDLGLDPRRCKVPTVIVVAVTWGAMYGDLYEKGLRAICVSVRRTPAESMPPNVKSLNYLNNILAKIEANHMGVDEAIFFDTHGYISEGSGDNIFIVKNGAIITPPTLNNLRGITRQVVLEIAQSMGITLLERNLGYYDLYSADEVFVTGTAAEVAPIREIDGRVIGNGKPGPITRQLMAAFKTVTQKEGSPVYE is encoded by the coding sequence ATGATCATTTACCTTGACGGCAGATACGTCCCCGAAGAGGAGGCGAAGATCTCGGTCTTCGACCACGGGCTCCTCTACGGCGACGGTGTTTTCGAGGGGATACGCGCCTACAACGGAAAGGTCTTCCGTCTTGACGAGCATCTCGCACGGCTCTACGACTCGGCAAAGACGATCGACCTTGCCGTCCCGATCACGAAAGAGGAGATGGCCGAGGCCATCAAGGAGACGCTGCGGCGGAATAACTTAAAAGATGCCTACATCCGCCCGATCGTCACCCGGGGCAAGGGCGACCTCGGTCTTGACCCCCGGCGGTGCAAGGTGCCGACGGTCATCGTCGTCGCCGTCACCTGGGGAGCCATGTACGGCGACCTCTACGAGAAGGGCCTCCGGGCGATCTGCGTCTCGGTCAGGCGCACCCCGGCTGAGTCGATGCCGCCGAACGTCAAGAGCCTCAACTACCTAAACAACATCCTTGCAAAGATTGAGGCGAACCACATGGGCGTGGACGAGGCGATCTTCTTCGACACCCACGGCTACATCTCCGAGGGGTCGGGGGACAACATCTTCATTGTGAAGAACGGGGCCATCATCACCCCGCCGACCTTAAACAACCTCCGCGGGATCACCCGCCAGGTCGTGCTTGAGATCGCGCAGTCGATGGGGATCACCCTGCTCGAGCGGAACCTCGGCTACTACGACCTCTACTCGGCAGACGAGGTCTTCGTGACGGGGACCGCGGCGGAGGTCGCGCCCATCCGCGAGATCGACGGGCGGGTCATCGGGAACGGCAAGCCCGGCCCCATCACCCGGCAGCTGATGGCGGCGTTCAAGACCGTCACCCAGAAAGAAGGATCTCCGGTCTACGAGTGA
- the cfbB gene encoding Ni-sirohydrochlorin a,c-diamide synthase, producing the protein MKGLLIAGDRSGSGKTSITLALSALLATTRAVQTFKVGMDYIDPSYLTGVTGRPCRNLDDYVMSPDEVRAIFSHGCRGADIAIVEGVRGLFEGAEALTDLGSTAAIAKRLDLPVVLVIDARSITRSAAAIVKGFQAFDPDVAIRGVILNKISGSRHREKTIRAVEHYCGVPVIGAIPRMEEMELAARHLGLVPYREGAEGEGFLERIDIIKRMIGEHVDLDALLGIAGEFVLPAEESPLYAVPEAPDVRVGVAMDQAFNFYYADLFDVLASLGAEVVPFSPLRDRLPEADGYILGGGYPELYGAELEANVAMREGLREVSRNGTPVYAECGGLIYLTDRMVLAPGFAGVDEGRAYDLAGVFAGEARMPARRMLGYVVGTSAAMSPMGEAAFRGHEFHYSDVRLLPGTRYAYRLTRGSGIRDGLDGALRDRTIGSYTHLHPVTSRGMLAHFVDCCRA; encoded by the coding sequence ATGAAGGGGCTGCTGATCGCCGGCGACCGGTCCGGGAGCGGGAAGACGAGTATCACGCTTGCGCTCTCTGCTCTCCTCGCGACCACGCGGGCCGTCCAGACCTTCAAGGTGGGAATGGACTACATCGACCCCTCCTACCTGACAGGGGTGACGGGCCGGCCCTGCCGGAACCTGGACGACTACGTGATGAGCCCGGACGAGGTCAGGGCCATCTTCTCGCACGGGTGCCGGGGGGCTGATATCGCCATCGTGGAGGGGGTTCGGGGGCTCTTTGAGGGCGCGGAGGCGCTCACCGACCTCGGGAGCACGGCCGCGATAGCCAAACGACTCGACCTCCCCGTGGTCCTCGTGATCGACGCCCGGAGCATCACCAGGAGCGCGGCCGCGATCGTGAAGGGTTTTCAGGCGTTCGACCCCGATGTCGCGATCAGGGGGGTTATCCTCAACAAGATCTCGGGGTCGCGTCACCGGGAGAAGACGATCCGGGCGGTCGAGCACTACTGCGGGGTCCCGGTCATCGGCGCCATCCCCCGGATGGAGGAGATGGAGCTTGCGGCGCGGCATCTCGGTCTTGTGCCCTACCGGGAGGGGGCAGAAGGCGAGGGATTTTTAGAGCGCATCGATATCATCAAGCGGATGATCGGGGAGCACGTCGACCTGGACGCCCTGCTCGGGATCGCCGGTGAGTTTGTGTTGCCGGCGGAGGAGAGCCCCCTCTACGCGGTGCCGGAGGCGCCTGACGTCAGGGTCGGGGTCGCGATGGACCAGGCGTTCAACTTCTACTACGCCGACCTCTTTGACGTGCTCGCATCGCTCGGGGCCGAGGTGGTCCCGTTCTCCCCGCTCCGTGACCGGCTGCCTGAGGCTGACGGCTACATCCTGGGGGGCGGCTACCCTGAACTCTACGGCGCTGAACTTGAGGCGAATGTCGCGATGCGGGAGGGGCTCAGGGAGGTCTCGCGGAACGGCACCCCGGTCTACGCCGAGTGCGGGGGACTCATCTATCTCACCGACCGCATGGTGCTTGCCCCCGGATTTGCGGGCGTGGACGAGGGGCGGGCCTACGACCTCGCCGGGGTCTTTGCCGGCGAGGCGCGGATGCCGGCGCGGCGGATGCTCGGCTACGTTGTGGGGACGAGCGCTGCGATGAGCCCCATGGGCGAGGCGGCGTTCCGGGGTCACGAGTTCCACTACAGCGACGTCCGGCTCCTGCCCGGGACGCGCTACGCCTACCGGCTGACCCGGGGGAGCGGGATCCGGGACGGGCTCGACGGGGCTCTCCGCGATCGGACGATCGGGAGTTACACGCACCTCCACCCGGTGACGAGCCGGGGGATGCTTGCGCACTTCGTGGACTGCTGCCGGGCCTGA
- the cfbD gene encoding Ni-sirohydrochlorin a,c-diamide reductive cyclase catalytic subunit yields the protein MQYIQPRPSSIVAALYTARDLGVDVAILHGPSGCSFKHARLLEEDGMRVLTTSLADNEFIFGGHDPLVRVLRHAEEEFSPHRIAVVGTCVAMIIGEDLESAIHDAGVTTPTIAVDIHAGFRENIDGVLATLEPAAAAGWISDDELERQRYHLGKANEVERLRGAASRSYIEPSRGDLKHIAAKRLVELADEGARGVAVMNAKKETAYMFADELIGLHDACPDAAITYLANLEDRGLPKVREDAARILAGMRERGVDPELIGALDEYGANGTAVGERIRELAPDFALIVGVPHAVPPEYMKGIECFSVTNGPRQVEPLREMGHRHVMVEIDLHPKTLGVREIVESEFGAVLRSMR from the coding sequence ATGCAGTACATTCAACCAAGACCGAGTTCAATTGTAGCGGCGCTCTACACCGCCCGTGACCTGGGCGTGGACGTGGCGATCCTCCACGGGCCGTCGGGCTGTTCGTTCAAGCACGCCCGTCTCCTCGAAGAGGACGGGATGCGGGTGCTGACAACGTCGCTTGCCGACAACGAGTTCATCTTCGGCGGGCATGATCCGCTTGTGCGGGTGCTCCGCCACGCTGAGGAGGAGTTTTCGCCCCACCGGATAGCGGTCGTCGGGACCTGTGTTGCGATGATCATCGGCGAAGACCTCGAGTCCGCCATCCACGATGCCGGGGTCACCACGCCGACGATCGCAGTGGATATCCACGCCGGGTTCCGGGAGAACATCGACGGCGTGCTTGCGACGCTTGAACCGGCAGCCGCTGCCGGCTGGATCAGCGACGATGAACTGGAACGCCAGCGCTACCACCTCGGGAAGGCAAACGAGGTGGAGCGGCTCCGGGGAGCGGCCTCCCGGAGTTACATCGAGCCATCGCGCGGCGACCTCAAGCACATCGCCGCAAAACGTCTCGTGGAACTTGCCGATGAGGGCGCGAGGGGGGTTGCGGTCATGAACGCGAAGAAGGAGACCGCCTATATGTTCGCCGACGAACTCATCGGCCTCCATGATGCCTGCCCGGACGCTGCGATCACGTATCTCGCAAACCTGGAAGACCGCGGTCTCCCGAAGGTTCGGGAGGATGCCGCCCGGATCCTTGCCGGGATGCGGGAGCGCGGGGTCGACCCAGAACTCATCGGGGCGCTGGACGAGTACGGCGCCAACGGCACCGCGGTCGGGGAGCGGATCCGGGAACTTGCGCCCGACTTTGCCCTCATCGTCGGGGTGCCGCACGCCGTCCCGCCTGAGTACATGAAAGGAATCGAGTGCTTCTCGGTCACAAACGGCCCCCGGCAGGTGGAACCCCTCCGGGAGATGGGGCACCGCCACGTCATGGTCGAGATCGACCTGCACCCAAAGACCCTGGGCGTCCGTGAGATCGTCGAGAGCGAGTTCGGGGCGGTCCTGCGGAGCATGCGATGA
- the cfbE gene encoding coenzyme F430 synthase, whose protein sequence is MQILVLDTIHGGAELARALRGSGHQVDEVDVYRGKAGIPVEEALERSYDLVTAPVHLDPAHPLLQRHGPAVSHHEMVGWVIRGRRTPHPFIEITGARGKTTTAHALASLLPGPGILHTSTGTYRYPERERLWKRSITPASLIPAAHEARRIGGWLIAEESLGVTGAGDVAVLTSPEDYPVAAGRKHAITEKCRQLARARIVVLPPGIDLAGRTVAAGDIVSFDGAVCRYAWGRITGTFENPLCTLEGYRTPLALAAATACVLGIDPAPLAGFAALPGRMASRREGNLLIVDNANSGTNVETTVEAARYARALAGNGALTLVIGEEARAICEGFSPEDIARAVSAVGPTATVYVGEGHEAATLDEGLTQARNITPSGAIVLAVKTWR, encoded by the coding sequence ATGCAGATCCTGGTGCTGGATACCATCCACGGCGGGGCTGAACTCGCCCGGGCACTCCGTGGTTCCGGCCACCAGGTGGACGAGGTGGACGTCTACCGCGGGAAGGCCGGCATCCCGGTAGAGGAGGCGCTCGAGCGGTCCTACGACCTGGTCACCGCGCCGGTTCACCTCGACCCGGCCCACCCCCTCCTCCAGCGGCACGGCCCCGCGGTCTCGCATCATGAGATGGTGGGGTGGGTCATCAGGGGCCGCCGCACCCCGCACCCCTTCATCGAGATCACCGGAGCGCGGGGGAAGACCACCACCGCCCACGCTCTCGCCTCATTGCTGCCGGGCCCGGGCATCCTGCATACATCGACCGGGACCTACCGCTACCCTGAACGGGAGCGCCTCTGGAAGCGGAGCATCACGCCCGCCTCCCTGATCCCGGCAGCGCATGAGGCCCGGCGCATCGGGGGCTGGCTTATCGCCGAAGAGTCGCTCGGGGTCACGGGCGCCGGGGACGTGGCGGTACTGACGTCGCCGGAGGACTACCCGGTCGCGGCGGGCCGGAAACATGCGATCACAGAGAAGTGCCGGCAGCTTGCCAGGGCGCGGATCGTGGTCCTCCCACCCGGCATCGATCTTGCCGGGCGGACGGTGGCCGCCGGCGATATCGTATCCTTCGACGGCGCTGTCTGCCGGTACGCATGGGGCAGGATCACCGGCACGTTTGAAAACCCACTCTGCACCCTTGAGGGCTACCGCACACCACTTGCGCTTGCGGCAGCGACCGCCTGCGTGCTCGGGATCGATCCTGCGCCGCTTGCGGGGTTCGCCGCCCTGCCCGGCCGGATGGCGAGCAGGCGGGAGGGGAACCTGCTGATCGTGGACAACGCAAACAGCGGGACAAACGTAGAGACCACCGTGGAGGCCGCCCGCTACGCGCGGGCTCTCGCGGGAAACGGCGCCCTGACGCTCGTCATCGGTGAGGAGGCCCGGGCGATCTGTGAGGGGTTCTCCCCGGAGGATATCGCGCGGGCGGTATCGGCCGTCGGCCCGACAGCGACCGTCTATGTTGGGGAGGGGCATGAGGCGGCCACGCTTGATGAGGGGCTGACTCAGGCACGGAACATCACCCCCTCGGGCGCGATCGTCCTCGCGGTCAAGACATGGAGATAA
- the cfbA gene encoding sirohydrochlorin nickelochelatase, which produces MGKIGMLLVGHGSKLPYNKELIETTAEFIAEKTDEYIVKPGFMSINAPTVEEQLDAFRTEDINMLVVVPLFLARGVHIDQDIPGILGLPEGGRKGTFRMNGKTVPLVYANPIGSDPLLAELMLKNASDAIAELDP; this is translated from the coding sequence ATGGGTAAAATCGGAATGTTACTGGTAGGACATGGCAGCAAGCTCCCTTATAATAAAGAACTGATCGAGACCACCGCAGAGTTCATCGCAGAAAAGACCGATGAATATATCGTCAAACCCGGTTTCATGAGCATCAACGCACCAACAGTCGAGGAACAACTCGACGCGTTCCGGACGGAGGATATCAATATGCTGGTCGTCGTCCCGCTCTTCCTCGCGAGGGGTGTCCACATCGACCAGGACATCCCCGGGATCCTCGGTCTCCCCGAAGGGGGGCGGAAAGGCACGTTCCGGATGAACGGGAAGACGGTACCGCTTGTCTATGCAAACCCCATCGGCAGCGACCCGCTCCTTGCCGAACTGATGCTGAAGAACGCGTCCGACGCGATCGCCGAACTGGATCCCTGA
- a CDS encoding methanogenesis marker 9 domain-containing protein yields the protein MMEAHDRFELLINDRIVKTPVAIASMAGVVDAAYVLERAAHIGAAFIGGYSIDGPTIDASRRMAQEGRKEFLYDDPLEELGRQIDALKPSDVVTGINLRGSTPAAYADIASAFENQVVYEIDAHCRQPAMIEAGCGEFLLQYPARLVEIIRALKSEGVTVSVKIRAGVAADDASLARAIWKAGADVLHVDLMDYGHSKIRQIRNASPLTLIANNSITTFDRAMDAFSHGADLVSLARKSDPWTLAGLDAAITRAADEGGWYNAPKQLCRGGDIRALAFCCMPVKPCPLLPALEKVGLSRNDYLKLKQDAVKGTPLEGGKSTCFGSLAWCCKVSSPCMFRNMTLEQIGLSAREYMRCKHHLAGEIMHRLFDEGENASESR from the coding sequence ATGATGGAAGCACATGATCGTTTTGAACTCCTCATAAACGATCGGATCGTAAAAACACCGGTGGCAATCGCATCCATGGCCGGTGTCGTGGATGCAGCCTATGTTCTTGAGCGGGCGGCTCATATCGGGGCCGCATTCATCGGCGGCTATTCTATCGACGGTCCTACCATCGATGCAAGCCGACGGATGGCGCAGGAGGGCCGCAAAGAGTTTTTGTATGACGACCCCCTGGAAGAACTGGGACGGCAGATTGATGCCCTGAAACCGAGCGACGTGGTGACCGGTATCAACCTCCGCGGGAGCACCCCTGCTGCCTACGCCGATATCGCCAGCGCGTTCGAGAACCAGGTGGTCTACGAGATCGACGCCCACTGCCGACAACCGGCGATGATTGAGGCCGGATGCGGCGAGTTCCTCCTGCAGTACCCGGCAAGGCTTGTCGAGATCATCCGCGCCCTGAAATCAGAGGGCGTGACCGTCTCGGTGAAGATCCGGGCCGGTGTCGCCGCTGACGATGCCAGTCTTGCCCGCGCTATCTGGAAGGCAGGGGCGGACGTCCTCCACGTGGACCTGATGGACTACGGGCATAGCAAGATCCGCCAGATCAGGAACGCCTCCCCCCTGACACTGATCGCGAACAACTCCATCACCACGTTCGACCGTGCGATGGATGCCTTCTCCCATGGCGCAGACCTCGTCTCGCTTGCCCGGAAATCCGACCCCTGGACGCTTGCCGGCCTGGATGCGGCCATCACCCGGGCCGCCGATGAAGGCGGCTGGTATAACGCCCCAAAACAGCTCTGCCGCGGCGGCGACATCAGGGCGCTCGCTTTCTGCTGTATGCCGGTGAAGCCCTGCCCGCTCCTCCCGGCCCTCGAGAAGGTCGGGCTCTCCCGGAACGACTACCTGAAACTTAAGCAGGATGCGGTGAAGGGCACTCCGCTCGAGGGGGGGAAGAGCACCTGTTTTGGGAGCCTTGCCTGGTGCTGCAAGGTCAGTTCACCCTGCATGTTCCGGAACATGACGCTTGAGCAGATTGGCCTCTCTGCGCGGGAGTACATGCGGTGCAAGCACCACCTGGCCGGGGAGATCATGCACAGGTTATTCGATGAAGGAGAGAACGCTAGCGAATCGCGCTGA
- a CDS encoding triphosphoribosyl-dephospho-CoA synthase: MKERTLANRAEQAQMAMMLEVCAYPKPGNVDRCHDYSDTRLEHFLASTILVRPVFETAERTGGRVGSLIREAVMLTNSHAGGNTHFGAFILLIPLILGGDIEGARRVVAGTDVQDAIDFYAAFGLTQVRVAKSDDLDVNDPESIAAIRERGMTLADIMAYSAPRDMVAREWTNGFALTRQCADLLHAHGHGREAIVRTFLDLLASVPDTFIAKKHGAEAAERTMRCAGEVLRGGRDLRAFDAECINGGINPGSIADITIAGIYVALGEGWQWDC, encoded by the coding sequence ATGAAGGAGAGAACGCTAGCGAATCGCGCTGAACAGGCGCAGATGGCGATGATGCTTGAGGTCTGCGCCTACCCGAAACCCGGGAACGTGGACCGGTGTCATGACTATTCCGATACCCGCCTCGAGCACTTCCTTGCCTCGACCATCCTCGTGCGACCGGTCTTTGAGACGGCTGAGCGGACCGGCGGTCGCGTCGGGAGCCTGATCCGGGAGGCGGTTATGCTCACCAACAGTCACGCCGGAGGGAACACCCACTTCGGGGCGTTCATCCTGCTCATCCCCCTCATCCTCGGGGGAGACATCGAGGGGGCGCGCCGGGTCGTGGCCGGGACCGACGTCCAGGACGCGATCGATTTTTACGCGGCATTCGGGCTCACCCAGGTCAGGGTGGCGAAGAGCGACGACCTGGACGTGAACGACCCGGAGTCAATCGCCGCGATCAGGGAGCGGGGCATGACGCTTGCCGATATCATGGCCTACTCGGCGCCCCGGGATATGGTCGCCCGGGAGTGGACGAACGGGTTCGCCCTGACCCGCCAGTGCGCAGACCTGCTTCATGCGCACGGGCACGGCCGTGAGGCGATCGTGCGGACGTTTCTCGACCTCCTCGCATCGGTGCCGGACACCTTCATCGCGAAGAAGCACGGGGCGGAGGCGGCGGAGAGGACGATGCGGTGTGCGGGCGAAGTGCTCCGCGGGGGGCGCGATCTCCGTGCCTTCGATGCCGAGTGCATCAATGGCGGGATCAACCCGGGCTCGATCGCTGACATCACCATCGCCGGGATATACGTGGCGCTCGGGGAGGGGTGGCAGTGGGACTGCTAG
- a CDS encoding DUF447 domain-containing protein produces MGLLAEGINEVIATTDCNAAPMGIINRSGSLHMVLFRGSHTARNIARDRWVVANFVFDPVLYVRTAFDDLPREAFVREEVDGLVVSRLRDVEAWTAFAADVERSSDEAIIVRLIPVKEEVLGLRLHPVNRGFYSIVDATVHATRYVRNRDPWLGQLIEHHAGLARKCGGPREWEALDLLEQYMSARAAE; encoded by the coding sequence GTGGGACTGCTAGCCGAGGGGATCAACGAGGTGATCGCGACCACCGACTGCAACGCCGCCCCCATGGGGATCATCAACCGCAGCGGTTCCCTGCACATGGTCCTCTTCCGGGGGAGTCATACCGCCCGGAACATCGCCCGGGACCGCTGGGTGGTGGCGAACTTCGTCTTCGACCCGGTGCTCTACGTCAGGACCGCGTTTGACGACCTGCCCCGGGAAGCGTTTGTCAGGGAGGAGGTCGACGGGCTGGTCGTCTCCCGCCTCCGTGACGTGGAGGCCTGGACCGCGTTTGCCGCCGACGTGGAACGGTCAAGCGACGAGGCGATCATCGTCCGGCTCATCCCCGTAAAAGAGGAGGTGCTCGGGCTTCGGCTGCACCCGGTGAACCGCGGTTTTTACAGCATCGTGGACGCGACGGTTCATGCCACCCGCTATGTCAGGAACCGCGACCCCTGGCTTGGGCAATTGATCGAGCACCACGCCGGCCTCGCCCGGAAGTGCGGCGGCCCCCGGGAGTGGGAGGCGCTCGACCTCCTCGAGCAGTATATGAGCGCCCGGGCTGCAGAATAA
- a CDS encoding fasciclin domain-containing protein — MAKIFDALKNDGRFGRLIDIIQTLGEEKTLQAEGPMTFFAPVDSAWDAIPEPNRAMILNDKQMLSHLIDFFTIDRHRCTLDALLARNVVKTVEGNLIAVRQTERGTQVDEAVVIEGNMEADNGIIHVLDSVPFATLSQAFEAYMAAGE, encoded by the coding sequence ATGGCGAAGATCTTTGATGCATTAAAGAACGACGGCAGGTTTGGCCGACTCATCGATATCATTCAGACCCTCGGTGAGGAGAAGACGTTGCAGGCCGAAGGGCCGATGACGTTCTTTGCCCCGGTCGACTCGGCATGGGATGCGATCCCCGAACCGAACCGGGCGATGATCTTGAACGACAAGCAGATGCTCTCGCACCTCATCGACTTCTTCACGATCGACAGGCACCGCTGCACGCTTGACGCGCTGCTCGCGCGGAATGTCGTCAAGACCGTCGAGGGGAACCTCATCGCGGTCAGGCAGACCGAGCGGGGCACACAGGTGGATGAGGCCGTCGTGATCGAGGGGAACATGGAGGCAGACAACGGCATCATCCACGTCCTGGACAGTGTCCCCTTCGCGACGCTCTCACAGGCCTTTGAGGCCTACATGGCGGCCGGTGAGTAG
- a CDS encoding fasciclin domain-containing protein — protein sequence MKNIFETAREDDRLSTSVRMADAGGVTEFLQKRGPYTVFIPTDEAYTRIPEEKLEAIVSDRERLAGMVMYHVVQGKLTTHELAQMEAIRTLQGDHLDIAASPEGMRLNDAVIIQPDIECTNGMYHVIDRVLIPRAVEARVERSF from the coding sequence ATGAAGAATATATTTGAGACAGCCCGGGAGGACGACCGGTTGAGCACCTCTGTCAGGATGGCAGATGCAGGAGGCGTGACAGAGTTCCTCCAGAAAAGAGGGCCTTATACGGTCTTTATCCCGACGGATGAAGCGTATACGAGGATCCCGGAGGAGAAGCTTGAGGCTATCGTGAGCGACCGGGAGAGACTTGCGGGCATGGTCATGTACCATGTGGTCCAGGGCAAACTCACCACACACGAACTGGCGCAGATGGAGGCGATCAGGACCCTGCAGGGGGACCACCTGGATATTGCAGCGTCACCTGAAGGGATGCGGTTGAACGATGCGGTCATCATCCAGCCGGACATTGAGTGCACAAACGGCATGTATCACGTCATCGATCGCGTGCTCATACCCCGGGCGGTCGAGGCACGGGTGGAGAGGTCGTTCTGA
- a CDS encoding fasciclin domain-containing protein, with protein sequence MKSIFATLRESGSFTTFLDLIRAAGMEERLRTEGPYTLFVPDDDAFRAVPRSELDSILDDIDRLTDILNYHIVPGVHSAIDLLGIRTLRSLQGEDLTVDIAPEGVLVNNVPVIETDAWCTNGICHAVYMLLLPPGVRAAAV encoded by the coding sequence ATGAAGAGTATCTTTGCAACACTGCGGGAATCGGGATCGTTCACCACGTTCCTGGATCTTATACGGGCAGCGGGCATGGAGGAGCGGTTGAGGACCGAAGGGCCCTACACGCTCTTCGTCCCGGACGACGACGCCTTCCGGGCGGTACCGCGGTCGGAACTCGACTCGATCCTTGATGATATCGACCGGCTCACCGATATCCTGAACTACCATATCGTCCCGGGGGTGCACTCCGCAATAGACCTGCTTGGGATACGGACCCTGCGGTCGCTCCAGGGGGAAGACCTGACCGTGGATATTGCGCCGGAGGGTGTGCTGGTCAACAACGTGCCGGTAATAGAGACCGATGCCTGGTGCACCAACGGGATCTGCCACGCGGTCTATATGCTGCTCCTGCCTCCCGGGGTCAGGGCGGCTGCTGTGTAG
- a CDS encoding fasciclin domain-containing protein yields MKNIIETLQDSGSFTAFLDLIRIAGMEPMLRERGPFTVFVPTDEAFSRVPKERMDEIRGDPDKAVLIMSYHVVPGSLTSEELRSMTTIRSNLGTDLVIRSSDKGITVNGVAIVEADAFCTNGVCHAIGAALVPPSIDVVVP; encoded by the coding sequence ATGAAGAACATCATTGAAACCCTCCAGGACTCAGGGAGTTTCACTGCGTTTCTTGACCTGATCCGGATAGCAGGCATGGAGCCGATGCTCCGCGAGCGAGGGCCGTTCACGGTCTTTGTCCCGACGGATGAGGCTTTTTCCCGGGTTCCAAAGGAGCGGATGGACGAGATCCGGGGGGACCCGGATAAGGCTGTTCTCATTATGAGTTACCACGTCGTGCCGGGGAGCCTGACTTCTGAGGAACTCCGGAGCATGACGACCATCAGGTCGAACCTCGGGACCGATCTCGTCATCCGGTCATCCGATAAGGGCATCACCGTCAACGGTGTTGCAATCGTCGAGGCCGACGCCTTCTGCACCAACGGGGTCTGCCACGCCATCGGTGCGGCGCTTGTTCCTCCGTCAATCGACGTCGTTGTGCCCTGA
- the uvsE gene encoding UV DNA damage repair endonuclease UvsE encodes MKIGYPCINRSIGCTSGRTFRLASYSDERLEETVRGNLRCLHAILRENLKGSILFFRITSDLVPFASHPVCTVPWQETFAETFQEIGRFIREHGMRISMHPDQFVIINAKDPGIVERSVAELRYHATVLDAMHLDGTAKIQVHVGGVYGDREASMNRFASKYAHLDENVVRRLVIENDDSRYTLADCLRIHEETGVPVLFDVFHHQVNPSGEAVAEAVDLCTATWRPKDGILMTDYSTQMPGGRKGRHAESLDPALFEEFLAETAPADMDIMLEIKDKEKSALRAVGSACRDGRWFRPAQSGHNDVD; translated from the coding sequence ATGAAGATCGGCTACCCGTGCATCAACCGGAGCATCGGCTGCACCTCAGGCCGCACGTTCAGGCTCGCCTCCTACTCCGACGAGCGGCTGGAGGAGACCGTCCGGGGGAACCTCCGCTGCCTCCACGCGATCCTCCGCGAGAACCTCAAGGGTTCCATACTCTTCTTCCGGATCACCTCAGACCTCGTCCCGTTCGCATCGCACCCGGTCTGCACCGTCCCCTGGCAGGAGACCTTCGCTGAGACATTCCAGGAGATCGGCAGGTTCATCAGAGAGCACGGGATGCGGATCTCCATGCACCCGGACCAGTTCGTCATCATCAACGCGAAAGACCCGGGTATCGTCGAGCGGAGCGTCGCGGAACTCCGCTATCATGCCACGGTCCTCGATGCCATGCACCTCGATGGGACCGCAAAGATCCAGGTCCACGTCGGCGGCGTGTACGGAGACCGGGAGGCGAGTATGAATCGGTTCGCAAGCAAATACGCCCACCTCGACGAGAATGTCGTCCGCCGGCTGGTCATCGAGAACGACGACTCGCGCTACACCCTGGCCGACTGTCTCCGCATCCACGAGGAGACCGGCGTTCCGGTGCTCTTCGATGTGTTCCACCACCAGGTTAATCCTTCAGGTGAAGCGGTGGCGGAGGCGGTTGACCTCTGCACCGCGACCTGGCGGCCAAAAGACGGCATCCTGATGACCGATTACAGCACCCAGATGCCCGGCGGGCGGAAGGGGCGGCATGCAGAGAGCCTGGATCCTGCGCTCTTTGAAGAGTTCCTCGCCGAAACCGCACCGGCGGATATGGACATCATGCTCGAGATCAAGGATAAAGAGAAGAGCGCTCTCCGGGCCGTCGGGAGCGCCTGCCGGGATGGGCGATGGTTCCGGCCCGCCCAGTCAGGGCACAACGACGTCGATTGA